One part of the Ignavibacteria bacterium genome encodes these proteins:
- a CDS encoding c-type cytochrome, which yields MVKTIPDIKARRNNYSSIVFIVLTGLITLLNYVNTFSQDAAQQASPQEEMNWGSYAKWASVLLGILIFVILIITLVYGNRPEVEAGEKKFFFKRLVSRISAAAPLEEEKDIMMEDNYDGIRELNNKIPPWFNILFYGSILFAAIYLMVFHVFGSGQVSQDEYQSEVQEAELQKEILFRQGKLVTEANVEELKDAGSLLSGKETFMAKCSVCHGRAGEGVVGPNLTDDYWIHGAGIKNVFKVIKNGVQQKGMPTWDGQLSPKQIQEVASYVISIHGTNPPNAKAPQGVLVKPSDESSRDSANTMVKK from the coding sequence ATGGTGAAGACAATACCGGATATTAAGGCCCGAAGGAATAATTACAGCTCAATAGTTTTCATTGTCCTTACGGGTCTCATTACGCTACTAAATTACGTGAATACATTTTCTCAGGATGCTGCACAGCAGGCCAGTCCACAGGAGGAGATGAACTGGGGCAGTTATGCAAAATGGGCATCAGTACTGCTTGGGATACTGATTTTTGTAATACTAATCATCACACTGGTTTATGGAAACCGTCCGGAAGTTGAGGCAGGGGAAAAGAAGTTCTTCTTTAAGAGGCTTGTCAGCAGAATCAGCGCTGCCGCCCCGCTGGAAGAAGAAAAAGACATTATGATGGAAGATAATTACGACGGGATTAGAGAGCTTAATAATAAAATTCCCCCCTGGTTTAACATCCTTTTTTACGGCTCAATATTGTTTGCCGCAATTTACCTGATGGTCTTCCACGTGTTTGGATCGGGGCAGGTTTCACAGGATGAATACCAGTCTGAGGTGCAGGAAGCAGAGCTACAGAAAGAGATCCTCTTCCGTCAGGGGAAGCTTGTAACAGAGGCCAACGTGGAGGAGCTGAAGGACGCGGGATCACTCTTAAGCGGGAAAGAGACATTTATGGCAAAGTGCTCTGTATGCCACGGCCGGGCAGGTGAAGGTGTCGTGGGACCCAATCTGACGGACGACTACTGGATACATGGAGCCGGAATTAAAAATGTGTTTAAGGTAATTAAAAACGGCGTGCAGCAGAAGGGAATGCCGACCTGGGATGGGCAGCTGAGTCCAAAACAGATACAGGAAGTTGCAAGCTACGTCATTTCAATTCACGGTACTAATCCCCCTAATGCCAAAGCCCCGCAGGGGGTACTGGTAAAGCCCTCGGATGAGAGTTCAAGGGACAGTGCAAACACTATGGTTAAAAAATAA
- a CDS encoding cbb3-type cytochrome c oxidase subunit 3, protein MLSQFLETIKDIGIYPAIALVIFFVLFILLLIWIFRMDKTYTSKMKKLPLDENNNNGKYNGEDNTGY, encoded by the coding sequence ATGTTATCACAATTTCTGGAGACAATAAAAGATATAGGGATTTATCCTGCAATTGCCCTGGTTATATTTTTCGTATTGTTTATACTTCTCTTAATCTGGATATTCAGGATGGATAAGACTTATACCAGCAAAATGAAAAAGCTTCCTCTTGATGAAAACAATAATAACGGGAAATACAATGGTGAAGACAATACCGGATATTAA
- the ccoN gene encoding cytochrome-c oxidase, cbb3-type subunit I has protein sequence MGKDKPDYSNGDIKAVRGEVSVKVETFSYDNQIVKNFALATIVWGIIGMLVGLIAAVQLFLPQLNLGIQYVTFGRIRPLHTNAVIFAFVGNAIFMGVYYSIQRLCKARMYSDLLSKINFWGWQLIILSAVVTFALGYLTSKEYAELEWPIDIAITVVWVVFGINLLGTLIKRREPHMYVAIWFYLATWVTVAILHIVNSLEMPVSLFKSYSLYAGVQDALVQWWYGHNAVAFFLTTPYLGLMYYFLPKAANRPIYSYRLSIIHFWSLIFIYIWAGPHHLLYTALPDWAQSLGTVFSIMLIAPSWGGMINGLLTLRGAWDKVREEPVLKFMVVAVTAYGMATFEGPMLSLRNVNAALHYTDWIIAHVHIGALGWNGFLTFGILYWLVPRLYRTELFSKKLANIHFWLGTAGIVFVALSLYWAAITQSLMWKQFTPLGVLQYPNFLETVLQIIPMYVIRAIGASAYFAGVIIMVVNLLKTMKMGSFLIDEAAESPAIISRNGGDRGHRWLEKRPVQFTIAAAVAILIGGIVEFIPTFLVKSNVPTIASVKPLTALEQQGRDIYQREGCNNCHSQMIRPFRSETQRYGEYSKAGEFVYDHPFLWGSKRTGPDLQREGGKYSDQWHFYHMQNPSSMSPGSIMPSYPWLYTQRLDISKTGAKINALRKIGVPYRAGYENFANTELTRQADAIAKGLLSSGVPAEADKEIIALIAYLQRLGTDIKVIQAMK, from the coding sequence ATGGGAAAAGATAAACCGGATTACAGCAATGGAGATATAAAAGCTGTTCGTGGGGAAGTTTCAGTTAAGGTGGAAACCTTCAGTTATGATAACCAGATCGTAAAGAACTTTGCCCTGGCAACTATTGTATGGGGGATAATTGGAATGCTGGTGGGGCTTATTGCAGCAGTACAGCTTTTCCTGCCTCAGCTTAACCTGGGCATTCAGTATGTCACGTTCGGACGCATAAGGCCATTACACACAAATGCCGTAATATTTGCTTTTGTGGGTAACGCAATTTTTATGGGAGTTTATTATTCCATTCAGCGCCTCTGCAAAGCGAGGATGTACAGCGACCTTTTGAGCAAGATAAACTTCTGGGGCTGGCAGCTGATCATACTTTCAGCAGTTGTTACATTCGCCCTGGGATACCTGACCAGCAAGGAATATGCGGAACTTGAATGGCCGATTGATATTGCAATAACCGTTGTGTGGGTCGTCTTCGGCATTAACCTTCTGGGCACACTTATAAAAAGAAGAGAGCCTCACATGTACGTTGCAATATGGTTTTACCTTGCAACGTGGGTGACTGTTGCCATTTTACACATCGTCAATTCACTTGAAATGCCTGTTTCACTTTTTAAGAGCTATTCACTTTATGCGGGTGTTCAGGATGCACTGGTGCAGTGGTGGTACGGGCATAATGCCGTGGCATTTTTTCTTACGACACCATATCTGGGACTCATGTATTACTTCCTTCCGAAGGCAGCAAACCGTCCCATTTATTCATACAGGCTTTCAATAATTCACTTCTGGTCGCTCATATTTATATACATCTGGGCGGGGCCACATCATCTTCTTTATACAGCGCTTCCCGATTGGGCACAGTCACTAGGAACAGTGTTTTCAATCATGCTGATTGCGCCTTCATGGGGAGGCATGATAAACGGGCTTTTAACACTAAGGGGCGCGTGGGATAAGGTCCGTGAAGAACCGGTGCTGAAGTTCATGGTAGTTGCCGTAACGGCATACGGCATGGCGACATTTGAAGGCCCGATGCTGTCACTAAGGAATGTCAATGCTGCTCTGCACTATACGGACTGGATAATAGCCCACGTGCACATCGGGGCCTTGGGGTGGAACGGCTTTCTAACATTTGGAATTCTGTACTGGCTCGTTCCAAGGCTTTACCGCACTGAGCTCTTCAGTAAAAAGCTTGCAAACATTCACTTCTGGCTTGGAACCGCGGGTATTGTATTTGTAGCGCTCTCTTTATACTGGGCAGCCATAACACAGTCGCTCATGTGGAAGCAGTTTACACCGCTTGGAGTTCTTCAGTACCCGAACTTCCTGGAAACCGTGCTGCAGATTATTCCGATGTATGTTATACGTGCAATCGGCGCATCGGCATATTTTGCCGGGGTGATAATTATGGTTGTTAATCTTCTAAAGACAATGAAGATGGGCAGTTTCCTCATAGATGAGGCTGCAGAATCTCCGGCAATAATAAGCCGCAATGGAGGCGACAGGGGTCACCGCTGGCTTGAGAAGAGGCCAGTGCAGTTTACAATTGCCGCGGCAGTTGCAATACTAATCGGCGGAATAGTTGAATTTATTCCGACATTCCTTGTAAAATCAAACGTCCCCACAATTGCAAGTGTAAAGCCGCTTACGGCTCTTGAGCAGCAGGGGCGCGACATATACCAGAGGGAAGGGTGCAACAACTGCCACTCACAGATGATCAGGCCTTTCCGCAGTGAAACCCAGAGGTACGGCGAATATTCAAAGGCAGGCGAATTTGTTTATGACCATCCCTTCCTCTGGGGCTCAAAGCGCACGGGGCCCGACCTGCAGCGCGAAGGAGGAAAGTATTCCGACCAATGGCATTTTTACCACATGCAGAACCCGTCTTCAATGTCGCCCGGCTCCATAATGCCTTCTTATCCCTGGCTTTACACGCAGAGGCTTGACATAAGTAAGACAGGGGCTAAGATAAATGCTCTAAGAAAGATCGGGGTGCCTTACCGTGCAGGCTACGAAAATTTTGCAAATACAGAACTTACAAGACAGGCAGATGCAATTGCAAAAGGCCTTCTCTCGTCAGGCGTTCCTGCTGAAGCCGACAAGGAAATAATAGCTCTGATTGCATACCTGCAGAGGCTTGGAACCGACATTAAAGTAATTCAGGCAATGAAATAG
- the ccoS gene encoding cbb3-type cytochrome oxidase assembly protein CcoS has product MWVLVILMFFSLLVALIFLGAFIWAVKSGQYDDKYTPSVRILLDDELKINTDQKRKEK; this is encoded by the coding sequence ATGTGGGTACTGGTTATACTGATGTTTTTCAGCCTTCTTGTTGCCCTCATATTTTTAGGGGCTTTCATCTGGGCCGTAAAAAGCGGGCAGTACGATGACAAATACACGCCGTCGGTTAGAATTCTTTTGGATGACGAATTGAAGATTAACACGGACCAAAAAAGAAAGGAAAAGTGA
- a CDS encoding HAD-IC family P-type ATPase, which yields MEKISASEVKCYHCGSDCPEEAIALGEKNFCCLGCRTVYEILEKNNLGHYYAFTAAPGAQQKKSHLKKKFEYLDDSGTAGRLIDLTDGTVSTVTFYIPFMHCSSCIWLLENLYKFNAGVQYSRVNFLQKKITIRYTETIISLRGVAELLATIGYEPEISLQATEEGNKKTQDRSIYYKTGIAGFCFGNIMLLSFPEYLSIVNNVDLFLKGFFSYIILTLSLPVFFYCSSGYFTSAFRALKKKMINIDFPISLGIIALFGRSVFEILAHSGVGYMDSLSGLVFFLLLGRLFQEKTYNVLSFDRNYKSYFPAYAVIKKEEGEASVPLSALKEGDRILIRNNELIPADSVLIRGRANIDYSFVSGESVPVEIAEGEIIHAGGRQKGTALELEVIKKTSQSYITQLWNSSDFVKPDENKIITFSNLAGKYFTAVILLIASGAGLYWLQAGIAEALKVFTSVLIIACPCALALSVPFTLGSTLRIFGRNKFYLKNASVVEKLSGIDHVVFDKTGTLTKLNERNIRFYGADLSEEEKEVIKSVLYNSIHPLSRSILKLMPEVRLWGIEEFMEYPGRGLEGIVQGQKARLGSVSFVIGTEAGIPSGSSSTVYVSINDEIKGFFRATNIYRDGIKELASYLQTYEISVLSGDFDGEKETLRDLFGSKAKIHFRQSPFDKLSHIKKLQMKNCSTLMIGDGLNDAGALMKSDVGISISEEAVNFSPACDAILEAGEFSRLADFLKFSRTSMKIIYMNLVISLLYNIAGISFAINNNLTPVISAILMPLSSITVVALATLSTNLMAKIKGLR from the coding sequence ATGGAAAAAATCTCAGCTTCTGAAGTTAAATGCTATCACTGCGGCAGCGACTGCCCTGAAGAGGCTATTGCTCTGGGAGAGAAAAACTTCTGCTGTTTGGGATGCAGAACAGTTTATGAAATTCTGGAAAAGAATAACCTGGGCCACTACTATGCCTTTACTGCTGCACCCGGGGCACAACAGAAAAAGTCTCACCTAAAAAAGAAGTTTGAATATCTGGACGATTCCGGTACTGCCGGAAGGCTTATAGACCTTACAGACGGAACGGTCTCAACCGTAACATTTTATATCCCTTTTATGCATTGCAGCTCGTGCATCTGGCTTCTGGAAAATTTATATAAGTTTAATGCCGGAGTGCAGTATTCGCGCGTAAATTTCCTTCAGAAAAAAATTACCATCAGGTACACCGAAACGATAATCAGCCTGCGGGGTGTGGCCGAACTGCTGGCGACAATAGGCTATGAGCCTGAAATCAGCCTGCAGGCTACGGAAGAGGGGAACAAAAAAACACAGGACAGAAGTATTTATTACAAGACCGGAATTGCAGGCTTCTGCTTTGGCAACATCATGCTTTTAAGCTTCCCGGAGTATCTCTCCATTGTAAACAATGTAGACCTCTTTCTTAAAGGATTCTTCAGCTATATTATACTGACTCTTTCGCTGCCGGTATTTTTCTACTGCAGCTCCGGTTACTTCACCTCAGCCTTCAGAGCCTTAAAAAAGAAAATGATAAATATAGATTTCCCGATTTCACTAGGAATTATTGCACTCTTTGGAAGGAGCGTTTTTGAGATATTGGCCCATTCGGGAGTGGGATACATGGACTCCTTAAGCGGACTGGTATTCTTTCTTCTCCTTGGAAGATTGTTTCAGGAGAAGACCTATAACGTCCTGAGCTTTGACAGGAATTATAAATCGTATTTCCCTGCTTATGCAGTTATAAAGAAAGAGGAGGGTGAGGCTTCTGTTCCGCTTTCAGCCCTGAAAGAAGGTGACAGAATTCTAATAAGAAATAATGAGCTTATTCCTGCGGATTCAGTACTGATAAGGGGAAGAGCCAATATCGATTACAGTTTTGTCTCCGGTGAATCTGTCCCTGTAGAAATAGCAGAAGGAGAAATAATCCATGCAGGCGGAAGGCAGAAAGGCACGGCTTTGGAGCTGGAAGTAATAAAGAAGACTTCTCAAAGCTACATTACACAGCTCTGGAACAGCAGCGACTTTGTTAAACCCGATGAAAATAAAATAATAACTTTCAGCAACCTTGCCGGAAAATATTTTACAGCAGTAATTCTCCTTATCGCCTCAGGTGCCGGACTGTACTGGCTTCAGGCGGGCATTGCAGAGGCCTTAAAAGTCTTTACTTCAGTTCTGATTATTGCCTGCCCCTGCGCGCTTGCACTTTCTGTTCCTTTTACGCTGGGCAGTACGCTAAGGATTTTCGGCAGAAATAAATTCTACTTAAAGAATGCCTCGGTTGTGGAAAAACTCTCCGGGATAGATCACGTGGTCTTTGACAAGACCGGTACACTGACAAAGCTGAATGAACGGAATATAAGGTTCTACGGCGCGGATCTTTCAGAAGAAGAAAAAGAAGTAATTAAGTCTGTGCTCTACAACTCCATACATCCTTTAAGCAGAAGCATACTGAAACTGATGCCCGAGGTAAGGCTCTGGGGGATAGAGGAATTCATGGAGTATCCGGGGCGCGGGCTAGAAGGCATTGTGCAGGGGCAGAAAGCAAGGCTCGGATCGGTTTCTTTTGTAATAGGCACAGAGGCCGGAATTCCCTCCGGCAGCAGCTCAACGGTTTACGTCTCAATTAATGATGAAATAAAAGGTTTCTTCAGAGCCACCAATATTTACAGGGATGGAATAAAGGAACTGGCCTCTTATCTTCAGACATATGAAATCTCAGTGCTTTCAGGGGACTTCGACGGTGAGAAAGAAACCCTGAGGGACCTCTTTGGCTCAAAAGCGAAAATACATTTCAGACAGTCCCCTTTTGATAAGCTGAGTCACATAAAAAAACTTCAGATGAAAAACTGCTCAACGCTCATGATTGGTGACGGCTTAAATGATGCAGGAGCCCTGATGAAGAGTGACGTTGGAATTTCAATTTCGGAGGAGGCAGTTAACTTTTCTCCTGCGTGCGATGCAATACTGGAGGCCGGGGAATTCAGCAGACTGGCTGATTTTCTTAAGTTCTCCAGGACAAGCATGAAAATAATTTATATGAACCTTGTTATATCACTGTTATACAACATAGCGGGGATAAGTTTTGCAATTAATAATAACCTGACACCCGTTATTTCTGCAATACTGATGCCCTTAAGCTCAATTACGGTAGTTGCTCTTGCAACACTTTCAACAAATCTGATGGCAAAAATAAAGGGGTTACGTTAG
- a CDS encoding Rrf2 family transcriptional regulator: protein MKFSAQEEYGLRCLLRIGKFYRINKSLTIPEISQFEGITTHNAAKLLRILRMGGFLESERGQVGGYTLAKPPEKIILSDVLALLGGKLFEEEEFCGTHAGVENICTHSIDCSVRSLWRVVQNSVDNVLKNTTLKDLLGTEQDLQGKVDDIFRNFADMN, encoded by the coding sequence ATGAAATTCAGTGCACAGGAAGAATATGGGCTTCGCTGCCTGCTCAGGATAGGCAAGTTCTACAGGATCAACAAATCACTTACCATTCCTGAAATAAGCCAGTTTGAAGGTATAACCACGCACAACGCCGCTAAGCTTTTGCGTATACTCCGTATGGGAGGATTCCTGGAAAGCGAAAGAGGGCAGGTCGGCGGATATACTCTGGCCAAGCCGCCTGAGAAGATCATACTGAGCGACGTGCTTGCGCTTCTTGGCGGAAAACTCTTTGAGGAGGAGGAATTCTGCGGAACCCATGCCGGCGTTGAAAACATATGCACGCATAGTATTGACTGTTCTGTAAGATCGCTCTGGAGGGTTGTTCAGAACTCTGTGGATAATGTACTTAAGAACACGACTCTGAAGGACCTCCTGGGAACAGAGCAGGACCTGCAGGGAAAAGTAGATGACATCTTCAGGAACTTTGCAGACATGAACTGA
- a CDS encoding BrxA/BrxB family bacilliredoxin yields the protein MYNFNINSRPPIYDPEAVQPMRDELTYTGFVEARTPGEVDKYITDPTLGTVFVMINSVCGCAAGSARPGVNLALQNGRIPDHLVTVFAGQDRDAVDRVRGYLSDFPPSSPSAALFKDGKLVYMMQRYDIEGYSPQEIAEKLVEVFNQFCTKEGPSISREDYAKLEYARACGSSIPRHNAN from the coding sequence ATGTATAATTTCAATATAAATTCCAGGCCCCCGATTTATGATCCCGAAGCAGTTCAGCCGATGCGTGATGAGTTAACCTATACAGGCTTTGTTGAAGCAAGAACGCCCGGGGAAGTTGACAAATACATAACCGATCCCACGCTCGGGACTGTATTTGTAATGATCAACTCCGTCTGCGGCTGCGCTGCAGGAAGCGCACGCCCGGGAGTGAACCTGGCGCTTCAGAATGGCAGGATTCCCGATCACCTGGTGACAGTTTTTGCAGGGCAGGACAGGGATGCAGTGGACCGTGTACGCGGTTATCTTTCAGACTTTCCGCCCTCGAGCCCTTCGGCGGCACTCTTTAAGGACGGGAAGCTCGTTTACATGATGCAGCGTTATGACATCGAAGGCTACTCCCCGCAGGAGATTGCTGAAAAGCTCGTTGAGGTATTTAACCAGTTCTGCACAAAAGAAGGCCCTTCCATTTCAAGAGAGGACTATGCAAAGCTGGAATACGCTAGGGCATGCGGGTCGAGCATCCCGCGCCACAATGCCAATTAG
- a CDS encoding SUF system Fe-S cluster assembly protein yields MADKKFLEQEVIQTLKTCYDPEIPVDIYELGLIYEIKIDDENNVYLKMTLTSPMCPVAGSLPGEVQMKLKNIPGVNDVYVDLVWNPPWDRDMMSDIAKIELGFY; encoded by the coding sequence ATGGCTGACAAAAAATTTCTGGAGCAGGAGGTCATTCAGACTCTGAAGACCTGTTATGATCCTGAAATTCCGGTTGACATATATGAGCTTGGGCTTATTTACGAAATTAAAATTGATGATGAGAATAATGTCTACCTCAAGATGACACTGACCTCTCCCATGTGCCCGGTGGCAGGAAGCCTGCCCGGTGAGGTTCAAATGAAACTGAAGAATATTCCGGGAGTAAATGACGTGTATGTGGACCTTGTCTGGAATCCGCCATGGGACAGGGACATGATGTCGGACATTGCTAAAATAGAGCTCGGATTTTATTAA
- a CDS encoding SUF system NifU family Fe-S cluster assembly protein has translation MMSELSDLYQEVILDHNKSPRNYRKCETCNHDAEGFNPLCGDHIWVYIDLDGDKIKDISFQGSGCAISKSSASLMTSMLKGKTRQEAEDMFNKFHDVVTSRIGSEQDLSSLGKLAVFSGVRDYPSRVKCASLAWHTMMSALKEEKSASTE, from the coding sequence ATAATGTCAGAATTAAGTGATCTTTACCAGGAAGTAATTCTGGACCATAACAAGAGTCCAAGAAACTACCGCAAATGTGAAACCTGCAACCACGATGCAGAAGGCTTTAATCCTCTCTGCGGTGACCACATATGGGTCTACATTGACCTTGATGGGGACAAAATCAAGGACATATCGTTTCAGGGTTCCGGCTGTGCAATTTCAAAGTCGTCGGCATCCTTAATGACCTCTATGCTGAAGGGGAAAACCAGGCAGGAAGCCGAAGATATGTTCAACAAATTTCATGACGTCGTAACCTCAAGGATCGGCAGCGAGCAGGACCTTTCGTCTTTGGGCAAACTTGCCGTATTTTCAGGCGTAAGGGATTACCCCTCGCGCGTAAAATGCGCAAGCCTCGCCTGGCATACAATGATGAGCGCATTAAAAGAAGAGAAATCAGCATCAACTGAATAA
- a CDS encoding cysteine desulfurase, with the protein MYQTTVQSSEKTGAAFDVERVRQDFPILQRLVNGKPLVYLDNAATTQKPYSVIDTVRDYYTMINSNVHRGVHYLSEQATLAYEDARLKIKEFLNAISACEIVFTRGATEAINLVAWTYGRTHIKEGDEVIISAMEHHANIVPWQLLCEEKKARLRVIPITDDGELIMEEYDKLLNEKTKFVSIVQISNSLGTVNPIREIIQKAHARNIPVLVDGAQGVAHVKVDVQELGCDFYVFSGHKLFGPTGIGILYGKAELLQDMPPYQTGGDMIRSVTFEKTIFNDIPNKFEAGTPNIAGAIGLGAAIDYMKYLKMDEVAKHEKELLKYATEKISEVDGVHLIGTAKNKASLISFIMDNVHPHDIGTILDSEGIAIRTGHHCCQPVMQRFCIPATARASFAFYNTKSEIDKLVYGIQKVIRVFG; encoded by the coding sequence ATGTACCAGACAACAGTACAATCAAGTGAAAAGACAGGTGCCGCCTTTGACGTGGAAAGAGTAAGGCAGGATTTTCCGATTCTGCAGAGGCTGGTTAACGGCAAGCCGCTTGTCTATCTGGATAATGCCGCTACGACTCAGAAGCCGTATTCTGTTATAGATACCGTGCGCGACTATTACACAATGATCAATTCCAACGTGCACCGCGGCGTGCATTACTTAAGTGAGCAGGCAACGCTTGCCTACGAGGATGCAAGGCTTAAGATCAAGGAATTCTTAAATGCAATAAGCGCCTGCGAGATTGTTTTTACCAGGGGTGCTACAGAGGCAATTAACCTCGTTGCATGGACTTACGGCCGCACTCACATTAAGGAAGGCGACGAAGTAATAATCTCCGCCATGGAGCATCATGCCAACATTGTACCCTGGCAGCTTTTGTGCGAGGAGAAAAAAGCCAGACTAAGGGTAATTCCGATTACCGATGATGGTGAACTTATCATGGAAGAATATGATAAGCTCTTAAACGAAAAGACAAAGTTTGTTTCCATCGTCCAGATCTCAAACTCACTCGGCACAGTAAACCCCATAAGGGAAATTATACAGAAGGCACACGCAAGGAACATCCCGGTGCTTGTTGACGGCGCTCAGGGTGTTGCCCACGTCAAGGTTGACGTTCAGGAGCTGGGCTGTGATTTTTACGTGTTCTCGGGGCACAAACTTTTTGGCCCTACAGGAATTGGAATCCTCTACGGCAAAGCAGAGCTCCTGCAGGATATGCCGCCTTATCAGACGGGAGGCGACATGATACGCTCGGTGACATTTGAAAAAACAATTTTTAATGATATACCGAACAAGTTTGAGGCCGGCACGCCCAACATTGCCGGAGCCATAGGCCTTGGCGCCGCAATTGACTATATGAAGTATCTTAAGATGGATGAGGTTGCAAAGCATGAAAAAGAGCTCCTTAAGTATGCAACTGAAAAGATATCTGAAGTTGACGGCGTTCATTTAATAGGAACGGCAAAGAACAAGGCTTCACTCATATCATTCATAATGGACAATGTTCATCCGCATGACATAGGAACTATACTCGACAGTGAGGGCATTGCAATCAGAACAGGGCATCACTGCTGCCAGCCCGTAATGCAGAGGTTCTGCATACCGGCAACAGCAAGGGCATCATTTGCGTTCTACAATACCAAAAGTGAAATCGATAAATTAGTTTACGGAATACAAAAAGTAATCAGGGTATTCGGATAA
- the sufD gene encoding Fe-S cluster assembly protein SufD, giving the protein MAETIEKTDLRDYYHAHFETFEESLNGLKETRLHNERKKAMEQFMETGFPSTDSEEWKYTNTAPILKHTFVPAHLTGDADFSKETVEKYLIKDLPVNLFVFVNGRMIEELSVRRKGAETLQAEDLSSVINDDSEVITRYLSEPVNGFNALNKAFLNDGAVIRIPEDKILEDPIHLMFLSGSDTEEVLIQPRVFIIAGKNSQAKIIESHNSTSDRAYLFNSVTEVVLEENAVVNYYKLQNESDEAFHISRLQVRQERTSTFHSFAVTYGGGFVRNDLNSYLGGEYAEVNLNGLYLAEGKRHVDNHTVIDHAVPHCSSNEIYKGILDGKGRGVFNGKVIVRKDAQKTQAYQSNKNLLLSRTAKIDTKPQLEIFADDVKCSHGATVGQLNEDALFYLQSRGVGIEKAQSILINAFASDVIDLINIEQLKETVNSQILEKLKKVS; this is encoded by the coding sequence ATGGCAGAAACTATAGAAAAAACAGATTTAAGGGACTACTACCATGCGCACTTCGAAACTTTCGAAGAGTCGCTAAACGGCCTGAAGGAAACCCGCCTGCACAATGAACGCAAAAAGGCAATGGAGCAGTTCATGGAGACAGGTTTTCCCTCAACAGACAGCGAGGAGTGGAAGTACACCAATACGGCTCCTATACTAAAGCACACGTTTGTCCCGGCACATTTAACCGGGGACGCGGATTTTTCAAAAGAAACGGTGGAAAAGTATTTAATAAAAGACCTGCCGGTTAACTTATTCGTATTTGTAAACGGCAGGATGATTGAAGAGCTTTCAGTAAGGCGGAAAGGCGCAGAAACTCTTCAGGCGGAAGATCTTTCTTCGGTAATAAATGATGATTCTGAAGTGATAACGAGATATTTATCGGAGCCTGTAAACGGCTTTAATGCGTTAAACAAGGCCTTCTTAAATGACGGTGCAGTAATCAGAATTCCTGAAGACAAAATTCTTGAAGATCCGATTCACCTCATGTTCTTATCCGGAAGCGACACAGAGGAAGTTTTAATTCAGCCCCGTGTATTTATAATTGCGGGCAAAAACAGCCAGGCAAAAATAATTGAAAGCCACAACAGCACTTCTGACAGGGCATACCTGTTTAATTCTGTAACAGAAGTTGTCTTGGAAGAAAATGCAGTTGTGAACTATTATAAGCTGCAGAACGAGTCGGATGAAGCCTTCCACATAAGCCGCCTGCAGGTAAGGCAGGAAAGGACGAGCACGTTTCATTCATTTGCCGTTACGTACGGAGGGGGCTTTGTAAGAAACGACCTCAATTCGTATCTCGGCGGCGAATATGCCGAAGTAAATCTTAACGGGCTTTATCTTGCTGAAGGCAAGCGCCACGTTGACAATCACACGGTTATAGATCACGCGGTTCCGCACTGCAGCAGCAATGAAATTTATAAAGGTATACTTGACGGCAAAGGGCGCGGAGTATTTAACGGCAAGGTAATAGTAAGAAAAGACGCGCAGAAGACGCAGGCATATCAGTCGAATAAAAACCTGCTGCTTTCAAGGACTGCAAAAATAGACACAAAGCCTCAGCTTGAAATCTTTGCCGACGACGTTAAATGCAGCCACGGTGCAACCGTGGGGCAGTTAAATGAGGATGCACTTTTCTATCTGCAGTCGAGGGGCGTGGGAATTGAGAAAGCCCAGTCGATTTTAATAAACGCTTTTGCAAGCGACGTGATAGACTTAATTAATATTGAACAATTAAAAGAAACCGTTAACAGTCAGATACTTGAAAAGCTGAAAAAGGTTTCTTAA